The Clostridiales bacterium FE2011 sequence AGATACTCTTCCTTCGCAGATGGATGTTCGGGTAATGTGACAGATTCCATAATCGTCCTTTCCCGGCAAAAATATAAAAGCCTCTGCCGTATTTTTTCTACGCAGAGGCTTACAGATTCTATGTCCTGCAAGCGTGTGGAAGTGCATGATAACAGAACAAATCCGGGTTTGTCAAGAACGAATTACATTTTTTTGCATATTTTACATTTATTACAAAACAACAATGCCGTAAGGGCTTTTACGGGGTTTCCTCTGATTCCGGGATATATCGTGCTCTTTCACCGCCGACCAGCAGAGGACGGGTGCGGGCTGCGGAAATCCGGGCTTCCCCAACCTGTGAAATGCTGAGCCGAACAGGTACGGCAACACGACGGAGATGCATTCCGATCAAGGTCTGGCCAATATCAAGACCGGCATCCGCCTGAATGGCCAGGACTGCCACAGGGTCTTTGAAACGCTTCCAGGCCGCAGTGGCCAGAGAACCTCCGGCCTTGATCCGGGGAACGACCCATACAATTTCATAACCATAGCGCTCGGCCGTTTCCCTTTCCATGATCAGGGAACGGTTCAGATGCTCACAGCACTGGAATGCAGGCGCCACACCGGCATCACCGCATACCTTCATCACGGCTTCCACCACGGCTTCACCGTATTCATAGGTGGAATTGTGACCGATGGTGCCGCCGGCTATTTCGCTGGAGCTGCCGCCGATGACCAGCAATTTTACCGGGTTGAAATGGGGACGGTTTTCCTGTAGCAGGGCTGTAACGGCCTGTTCTGTCTGGGCATATACCAGTTCAGCAGTGATATTCATAGCTGTTCGATCCTTTCCTGATCTTGGTGAGTTTATACTTTATTGCATAACGCAGTTTCAGCTCTGTCATATCCGGTCCAGCAGATTACGGATCTGATCTTCTTTTTCCCGGATATACCGGATGCGATTGATGGTGTTCCGGACCTCCGAGACGCCCATGGCCTGTTCCTCTTCGTCCTGGCACTGTCCCAAAGCCCTGGTGATATTATACTCCAGCCATTCAATCCAGGTATAGGCCAGACCCAACACACTTCCGTAATTCCTGAAACCGTTATCCCAGGTTTCCAGGTATCCGTCAAAGAAGGCTTTTGTTTTCGCCAGATCCAGGGCGCAGGTTGTGATGCCGGACCACTGCAGGGACAGCTGCAGAACGTGGGACACAGGGTTGCCGTAATCCAGGCATTCCAGATCAATCATCACCGGTTTGCCTTCATTCCACATGACATTCTTGGGATCCATATCCTCATTGGTAATGCATTCCATAGCAGGCAGTGCCAGCCGGGCGGCGTTCAATGCTTCCTGCGCGTCGTTCAGCAGCTGTTTGTTCTCCTTCAGCAGGGGAGTGATGACGCTGTTCTGCCTGTCCGCCTCCGCAATGTATTCCGTCCAGTTGATGGTACTGAGTTCCGGAACGACAGATCCCATATACCTGGGCTGCAGGGCGTGGATGCGGGCCTGAATGATTCCGGCCTGACGGCACTGATCCGGTGTGATGTTGTTCCAGTCGGTGATGCTGCCGTTCTGCCAGCGGAAGACATAGAAATACTCATCGTCCACTTTCTGCATCTTTTGTCCATTGAGTGTCAAGGCAGCTACTACCGGGATTCCGGCATCCTCGATGATCTGTTCCAGTTTTTCCGCTTTCCGGTAATTATCCATGACATTCGGCCGTTTCATGATCTCCGGATTCAGATGCTTTACAGCATAGGAACGTTCCGGGGTATTCACCCGGTACATTCTGTGCATATAGCCGCCGGAGACAGGCGTAACAGGCGGCAGGATTTGTCCGAGACCGGCTGCTTCAAACAGTCTGGCAATAGTTTTTTCGATATTCATCATAATTCATCAGCCGGTATAAACGGCTTCAAACTCCTCACAGACGAGTTTCATATCCTCGTCAAATTCAAGATCCGCTTCTTTCAGTTCTTCTGTGAAAAACCTTTTATGCACCTCACGCCAGTATGCCAGGGACCGGTCTCCTTCGCCTTCTTTGAATGCATGTTCCGCAGTCACCTGGCTGAAAGGCGTGACATATACTTTGGTTGTCCTGGTGATACAGACAGCCTGTTCATCGGAGTCCAGGATGATGTTGTATGCGCCTGCTTCCGGCAGTTCTTCCTCCTCCAGTTCATAAAAACAGTATGCGGAGCAGGTGGCGGTCTTGATTCCGTCCTTTACCAGCCGAGCCAAGGTGTCCGCATCATCCCCGAAAGACCAGGCGTCATATTCACCGGTTAATCCGGATTGATTCCACATTTCTTCTGCTGTCATTGTTGATTTCTCCTGATGTTTTTCATAAGGTTCCGCACGGGCGAAACCAGCAATCATCATAGCATGAATACAGGGAAAAAGCGAGGGAACAGCAGACAGATGTATTCTTCTGTCTGTGCAAATAGTTGCAAAATAAAACAGTTGACAAAAACAACTAAAAGGATTATTCTCTGTCGCATAAAGGAGGCGGGAAGAATGAATCAGGTGAAACAGCTGCGGGAATATACCAGGGAACTGGAATGTCATCTGGCAAACATGAATCAATCAGACTGCTGCCAGTGCGGTGTGAATACGTCCCAGTGCTTCCTGCTGGTAGAGATTGGCCGAAAACCCGGCATCTGTGTCAAGGATCTGGCTGAGGCTCTGAGGCTGGACAAAAGCGGCATCAGCCGAAGCGTGGAGGAACTGGTTCAGAAAGGTTATGTGAACCGGGAACCGTCGAGGGAAGACAGACGGAGCGTTGTGCTGTCCCTGACAGACAGCGGCAGGGAGCGGTTTGACAGGATTGAGAACGACATGGATATGAAGTTCCGGAAGGTTCTGTCCGGTATTGAAACGGAAAAGCGGGAACAGGTTCTGGAGGCGCTGAGACTCTATAACGAAGCCTGCAGGAAAGCGGAGTGCAAATGCGAATGATACGTCAGGAAAAAGCAGTTGAGTATTTCAACAGGGGGTTTCACTGCTCACAGGCCGTTCTGGCTGCCTATGCGGATCAGTGCGGCCTGACAGAGGAAAAGGCGCTGAAGCTGGGCGCCTGTTTCGGAAGCGGAATGAGAAAAGGTGAGGTATGCGGTGCCTGTACCGGTGCGCTGATGGTGCTGGGTATCTTATACGGATACGATGACCCGGAAAATCAAAAAAGCAAGCAGACAGCGGACGAGATGAACGACAGGATGATGGACGGATTTGCCCAAGCCTGCGGATCCTGCCTTTGTAAGGAAATCCTGGGGTATGATATATCCAAACCGGAAGAGAAACAGCAGGCCCGGGAAAAGAACCTGTTCAGGGAAGTATGCCCGCAGATGGTGAAGAACGCGGTCAATGTACTGGAAGATATTATCAGGGAGAGACGAGAAAATGGATAACAAACTGACAATCCGGGACGTCCGGACAGAAGACGCGGAAAGACTTGTTGAGATTTATGCCCATTACGTTCAGAATACGGCAGTTTCCTTTGAATACGAAGTGCCGACTGTGGAAGAATTCGCAAACAGAATACAGAAGATCAGCGCAAAGTATCCTTATGTGGTCTGCCTGGATCAGGATAAAGTGATCGGCTATGCGTATGCCGGCCGGTACAGCCCCAGGGAAGCCTATAACTGGACGGTGACCACCTCCATCTATATTGACAAGGATCATCACCGGAAGGGCGCCGGCACTTTACTCTATGCTGCACTGGAAGAAAAACTGCGGGAACGGGGAATTGTCAATCTGCTGGCTGGAATTGCATATGTGGAAGAAGAGGATGAATACCTGACACATGACAGTGTGTATTTCCATCAAAAGATGGGATATGTTCAGGTGGCTCGGATGATGACCGTCGGCAAGAAATATGACAGATGGTATGACCTGCTCTGGCTGCAGAAAAAGCTGTAAAGCAGCAAAAACCATGCAAAAACCCGCTTGGGGAGAAAGATTCCCAACCGGGTTTGTTTTATCGGTATATATTTACTTTTTGCCGGAGAACCGGGTCATAGGTTCACCCCATGCACCGAGGTCTGTTCCTTTCCAGCTGAAGTAGCGGCTGCAGGTGGTTTTGACAGGCGCAATCGAATTCAGCTTATCCAGGGAAGTGCCCTTACCGTTCGCCAGCGTTTCATCCTGCAGTACGTTGCGGATGCTGCACAGCATGACCTCGCCGTCATCCTGCTGAATAAAGTCCTTGACTTCCAGTTCAAAGACAACGGGGGAAACGGCCAGAACCGGTACTGGCAGTACGCTGCCTTTTTCAATTTCAATATCCAGGTTCATTTTTTCCGGGTTATGTCCGTCTGTACATCCCAGATAATCCGCCAGGGGGAGCATTTCTTCCGTAACCAGATTGGCTGAAAACACCTTCTGCCGGTGAATGTTATCCTTTGTCAGCTTGCTGCCGCCGATGCAGGCCATCACACCCAGTTGCGTGTCCCAGGTATAGCTGAACCAGCAGAAAAGGCCGAAATCGGCTTTGCCGTTTTCATCATAGGTTCCGTAGAGGAAAAGCGTCTGGGGACAGTAATCGTTCGTAGGAGATAAACTGATTTTACTCATGGTTGTTTCCTTTCTGAGTTATTCGCTCAAGGGAGATTTGTCATTTCTGTCTGCTTCGCGTACGTTGTCCAGCACCCGGAGCAGCATGCCTTCAAAGGAGGTGATCTCTTCGTCCTCAAACCCCCGGAAGTAGATGCCGGTCATCTCTTCCGACACAGCAGCATACTGTTCTTTGCACTGCTGTGCTTTCGGACCGAGGAAGATTCGAACCACACGCCGGTCTTCCGTGGAACGGACGCGCTTTACCAGACCGGCGTTCTCCATCCGGTCCAGCATGCTTGTCAGCGTACTGTTGGCCAATCCAGTCCGCTGGCCGATCTCATGCGCGGAAAGACCGTCCTGCTGCCAGAGTGCGTCCAGGATTTTTCCCTGCGGGCCGTTAAAGGTATCCGCACCGGAAGCATCCAGCAGCTTTTCAAATACACGGCCGCCGATCAGGCGGATCTGGGCGATATAATCACCGCTGCGTGATATTCTCATGGTTATCCTCCTTCCATGTAGAATATTACTATATAGAAATAATATCGTCAAGTCCTTTCTGAAAAAGAGAGATAAACTTTTGAAAAAACCGTTGACCCGAACACGGTGTCGCGGTTTACAGTGATTTCGGCGGAGAGAATTGAACGCTGTGATCCTCCGGCCGGAAGCATAAGAAAGGGAAAAGGTGAATGGTATGAGTCTCGAATTCAGGAAAGCAGGCACGTCAGACGTGCCGGTGCTGAACAGCCTGTCCAAACAGGCATTTGACACGGATGTTGAAGTCGGTGGCACTTCGACAGGAGGGCCTCCCGGATATATGTCCGTTCCGTTTCATATGAAGATGGCGAGGACAGGCCATCTGTATAAGCTTACGGAAAACGGCCTGATTATTGGCGGAGCTCTTCTGTTTCAGGATGGGGCGGAGCTGAATGTCGGCAGGATATTTATCAATCCGGAACACTTCCGCAAGGGATATGGGCTCCGGATGATGGAAGCTATTGAGGATATGTTCACAAATGTGAAGGTATTTACGCTGGATACGCCTGTATGGAACATCCGGACCAATGCTTTTTATACAAAGCTGGGCTATACGGAAGTGAGGCGCGACGGAGACTTTATCTATTATGCCAAACGGCGGTAAACTGAAGCATATGAAAGAAGACCCGGATTTTGATCCGGGTCTTTCCATATCAGCCTGTGGTCAGCAGATGAGCCGAAGCTCTTCCATGTTGTTTTCAAAAACGCCTGTTTTCCGGAAACCAACAGATTCATACAGTTTTTTCGCGTTGACGTTGCCGGGAATGACGCCGGTGTAGATTTCCTGCGCATGGAAACGTTCCTTCAGGAATGCGATACCGAGTTCCAGCGCTTTTCGCCCATAGCCTTTATGCTGATGTTTCCGGTCGATCAGCAGTTTCCATAGGGTGTAGTACTGCTTGGTTTCATAATAACCCATCATGATGAAGCCGACGATTTCCTGATCACTGTAAACCGCGAAAGGGAAGGCAGTCTCCTGATAAACATAGGCCTGAGCCAGGGATTCCGCGGTGGTGGAAACATAGCCGGTCTGGTCATCGTTGATTTT is a genomic window containing:
- a CDS encoding aminoglycoside phosphotransferase family protein, yielding MNIEKTIARLFEAAGLGQILPPVTPVSGGYMHRMYRVNTPERSYAVKHLNPEIMKRPNVMDNYRKAEKLEQIIEDAGIPVVAALTLNGQKMQKVDDEYFYVFRWQNGSITDWNNITPDQCRQAGIIQARIHALQPRYMGSVVPELSTINWTEYIAEADRQNSVITPLLKENKQLLNDAQEALNAARLALPAMECITNEDMDPKNVMWNEGKPVMIDLECLDYGNPVSHVLQLSLQWSGITTCALDLAKTKAFFDGYLETWDNGFRNYGSVLGLAYTWIEWLEYNITRALGQCQDEEEQAMGVSEVRNTINRIRYIREKEDQIRNLLDRI
- a CDS encoding ASCH domain-containing protein, with the translated sequence MTAEEMWNQSGLTGEYDAWSFGDDADTLARLVKDGIKTATCSAYCFYELEEEELPEAGAYNIILDSDEQAVCITRTTKVYVTPFSQVTAEHAFKEGEGDRSLAYWREVHKRFFTEELKEADLEFDEDMKLVCEEFEAVYTG
- a CDS encoding GNAT family N-acetyltransferase, translating into MSLEFRKAGTSDVPVLNSLSKQAFDTDVEVGGTSTGGPPGYMSVPFHMKMARTGHLYKLTENGLIIGGALLFQDGAELNVGRIFINPEHFRKGYGLRMMEAIEDMFTNVKVFTLDTPVWNIRTNAFYTKLGYTEVRRDGDFIYYAKRR
- a CDS encoding MarR family transcriptional regulator, producing MNQVKQLREYTRELECHLANMNQSDCCQCGVNTSQCFLLVEIGRKPGICVKDLAEALRLDKSGISRSVEELVQKGYVNREPSREDRRSVVLSLTDSGRERFDRIENDMDMKFRKVLSGIETEKREQVLEALRLYNEACRKAECKCE
- a CDS encoding TIGR01440 family protein, which produces MNITAELVYAQTEQAVTALLQENRPHFNPVKLLVIGGSSSEIAGGTIGHNSTYEYGEAVVEAVMKVCGDAGVAPAFQCCEHLNRSLIMERETAERYGYEIVWVVPRIKAGGSLATAAWKRFKDPVAVLAIQADAGLDIGQTLIGMHLRRVAVPVRLSISQVGEARISAARTRPLLVGGERARYIPESEETP
- a CDS encoding N-acetyltransferase: MDNKLTIRDVRTEDAERLVEIYAHYVQNTAVSFEYEVPTVEEFANRIQKISAKYPYVVCLDQDKVIGYAYAGRYSPREAYNWTVTTSIYIDKDHHRKGAGTLLYAALEEKLRERGIVNLLAGIAYVEEEDEYLTHDSVYFHQKMGYVQVARMMTVGKKYDRWYDLLWLQKKL
- a CDS encoding flavin reductase, whose protein sequence is MSKISLSPTNDYCPQTLFLYGTYDENGKADFGLFCWFSYTWDTQLGVMACIGGSKLTKDNIHRQKVFSANLVTEEMLPLADYLGCTDGHNPEKMNLDIEIEKGSVLPVPVLAVSPVVFELEVKDFIQQDDGEVMLCSIRNVLQDETLANGKGTSLDKLNSIAPVKTTCSRYFSWKGTDLGAWGEPMTRFSGKK
- a CDS encoding MarR family transcriptional regulator, translated to MRISRSGDYIAQIRLIGGRVFEKLLDASGADTFNGPQGKILDALWQQDGLSAHEIGQRTGLANSTLTSMLDRMENAGLVKRVRSTEDRRVVRIFLGPKAQQCKEQYAAVSEEMTGIYFRGFEDEEITSFEGMLLRVLDNVREADRNDKSPLSE
- a CDS encoding C_GCAxxG_C_C family protein; this translates as MIRQEKAVEYFNRGFHCSQAVLAAYADQCGLTEEKALKLGACFGSGMRKGEVCGACTGALMVLGILYGYDDPENQKSKQTADEMNDRMMDGFAQACGSCLCKEILGYDISKPEEKQQAREKNLFREVCPQMVKNAVNVLEDIIRERRENG
- a CDS encoding GNAT family N-acetyltransferase, translating into MVQIKPVTQDNLDEVLSLKINDDQTGYVSTTAESLAQAYVYQETAFPFAVYSDQEIVGFIMMGYYETKQYYTLWKLLIDRKHQHKGYGRKALELGIAFLKERFHAQEIYTGVIPGNVNAKKLYESVGFRKTGVFENNMEELRLIC